A single window of Malus sylvestris chromosome 5, drMalSylv7.2, whole genome shotgun sequence DNA harbors:
- the LOC126621224 gene encoding amino acid permease 3-like: protein MKPVLPRSRTLPSRIHHGAVEERHDIRHYLQVEVQPKVSESKAINPQSNYSTCFDDDGRLKRTGTFWTSASHIITAVIGSGVLSLAWAIAQLGWVAGPTVLLLFAFVNLYTSNLLAMCYRTGNPITGQRNYTYMDAVKANLGGRKVMMCGLVQYLNLFGVAIGYTIASSVSMMAIKRSNCYHRSGGRDPCHMSSNGYMITFGIIEVIFSQIPDFNQVWWLSIVAAIMSFTYSSVGLGLGIDKVAGNGSFKGSLLGISIGTVTKSGTVTSTQKIWRSMQALGAIAFAYSYSLVLIEIQDTIRSPPVEHKTMKKATVFSIAITTVFYLLCGCFGYAAFGDLAPGNLLTGFGFYNPYWLLDIANVAIVVHLVGAFQVFCQPLFAFVEKWSAKRWPNSDFVTAEYEIPIPFYGVYQLNLFRLVWRTIFVIITTLISMLLPFFNDVVGILGAFGFWPLTVYFPVEMYIAQEKIRKWSSKWVGLQMLSVSCLFVSIAAAVGSVAGVVLDLQTYKPFKTSY from the exons ATGAAGCCAGTGTTGCCAAGAAGTAGAACTCTTCCCAGCAGAATCCACCATGGAGCT GTGGAAGAGAGGCATGACATCAGGCACTATCTGCAAGTGGAAGTCCAACCCAAAGTTAGTGAGTCCAAAGCCATAAACCCTCAGTCCAACTATTCCACATGCTTTGACGATGATGGTCGCTTGAAGAGAACAG GAACATTTTGGACTTCAGCATCACATATAATAACAGCGGTTATAGGATCTGGAGTCCTTTCCTTAGCATGGGCAATAGCACAGCTTGGTTGGGTTGCAGGACCAACTGTCCTCCTGCTCTTTGCCTTTGTCAATCTCTATACCTCCAATCTCCTAGCAATGTGTTACCGGACCGGCAACCCCATCACCGGACAGAGAAACTATACCTACATGGATGCTGTCAAGGCCAACTTAG GAGGAAGGAAGGTCATGATGTGTGGGTTGGTGCAGTACTTGAATTTATTTGGTGTAGCAATTGGGTACACAATTGCATCATCTGTCAGCATGAT GGCAATAAAGAGATCAAATTGTTACCATAGAAGTGGAGGGAGAGATCCATGCCACATGTCAAGCAATGGGTATATGATAACATTTGGTATCATAGAGGTGATATTTTCTCAAATCCCAGATTTTAATCAAGTGTGGTGGCTCTCAATAGTAGCAGCAATTATGTCATTTACTTATTCTTCTGTTGGCCTTGGACTTGGCATTGACAAAGTTGCAG GAAATGGGAGCTTTAAAGGGAGCCTATTGGGTATTAGCATAGGGACCGTAACTAAGAGTGGAACAGTGACTTCTACACAAAAGATATGGAGAAGTATGCAAGCTCTTGGAGCTATTGCCTTTGCTTACTCTTATTCTTTGGTCCTCATTGAAATTCAG GATACAATAAGATCTCCACCCGTAGAACATAAGACAATGAAGAAGGCAACTGTATTCAGCATAGCTATCACCACAGTGTTCTATCTACTTTGTGGATGCTTTGGGTATGCAGCCTTTGGTGACTTGGCCCCAGGAAACCTCTTGACTGGCTTTGGATTTTACAACCCCTACTGGCTACTAGACATTGCCAATGTTGCAATTGTTGTCCACCTTGTTGGTGCATTTCAG GTCTTTTGTCAACCATTATTTGCATTTGTAGAAAAATGGAGCGCAAAGAGGTGGCCAAACAGCGACTTTGTGACAGCAGAGTATGAGATACCGATCCCCTTCTACGGCGTCTACCAACTCAACCTCTTCCGCTTGGTATGGAGGACAATATTCGTCATAATAACAACCCTCATATCCATGCTCCTGCCCTTCTTCAACGACGTCGTTGGAATACTTGGAGCCTTTGGATTTTGGCCACTCACAGTTTACTTCCCAGTCGAGATGTACATTGCTCAGGAGAAGATTCGGAAGTGGAGCAGCAAATGGGTTGGACTTCAGATGCTCAGTGTAAGTTGTCTTTTCGTCTCCATAGCTGCTGCTGTTGGCTCTGTGGCTGGTGTGGTTCTTGATCTCCAGACTTATAAGCCCTTTAAAACTAGTTACTGA